Sequence from the Bacillota bacterium genome:
CCCTTTTTGAACCTCGGCAGCGGGATCAGGATCGAGCACCCATGGCACAAAATCAAGGAGAGCAGCGGGAGGAGCCCACCTTAACGGTCTATATCGTGGACACCGAAGAGAAAAAGGAAATGAAGCTAGAGGAGTATCTGGAAGGGGTAGTGGCCGGGGAGATGGAGGCCGACTGGCCCGAGGAGGCCTATGCCGCTCAAGCGATCCTGGCCCGAAGCTTCACAGTGAATTGGCTCGATGCTAACAAGAAGTCCCAGTACGGTACCGACATTTCCACCGATGTAGAGGAGGCCCAGGCCTATAATCCCGAGGCCATCACCGACACCATCAAGGCCGCGGTGGAAAGGACCCGGGGAGAGGTGCTAACCTACAATGGCAAGGTGATCAAAGGGTGGTTTCACAGCTACAGCGGCGGGCAGACCGCCAGCGCCAAGGAGGGCCTCAACTACCAGGGTGAGGAACCGGAGTATATCACCAGCATTGACCTGCCGGAAAATGAATATGTTCCCGAGGAGTTGAAGTCCTGGACGGTGGAGCTGGAGGAGGATACTGTTATGCAGGCCCTTAGTAAGCTCGGTGCCGATGTGGGGACCATCGAAGAGGTGAAAATCGGAGAGACAGGGCCCAGCAACCGGGCCATCACTTTGAACTTTGTCGGCAGTGAGGGCCAGACCGAGGTCTCGGCGCCGGAGTTTCGCATTGCAGTGGATCCCAAGGTGCTGAAAAGCCTGCTCCTGACGGAGGTATCCTGGGCCGATGGGACGTTGACTATGTCGGGGTCAGGCTTCGGCCATGGCGTGGGCCTGAGTCAATGGGACGCCTATATGCTGGCCAAGGAGGGCGCCAGTCCCGAGGAGATCGTTCGCAAATTCTTCCCCAAGGCCACGATTAAGCGCCTTTGGGAATAATTTAGTTATCAGTTGACGCTCCCTTGCATAGACATGACTAGAGAGTACAAGTCTCGTGCGGGGGTGTATTGGGGTGGAGGAGAAAAAACTTGTGATGCGCCGGGGACATCAGCTGGCCCTTAAGGGGCGGGAAAGCCTCTCGGTGGACGGCGTGTTAAATGTGGAAAGCTTCGACGAGCATGAAATTCTACTGGAGACTGAGGAAGGGATGTTGGTGGTGCGGGGGGAGGACCTGCACATTAAGGAGCTGAACCTCGACACCGCCAGCCTGCAGGTCAATGGATTTGTCACCACCCTGGAGTATATCGGGGACAAGGCCACCAGAAGGAGCGGGGGATTCTTCAGTCGGGTGTTCAAATAGAGGCACAAAAGCAGGCCCTCGGCATAGTCTAAAGTTATAGGGACTTTAGAGGGAGATTTGGTAAGGAGGGCTGCCCTTTGGATACCCTAACCCATCAGGTCACCGCATTTATGATCACAATCCTCAGTGGGTTTGTCTTCGGCAT
This genomic interval carries:
- the yabP gene encoding sporulation protein YabP produces the protein MRRGHQLALKGRESLSVDGVLNVESFDEHEILLETEEGMLVVRGEDLHIKELNLDTASLQVNGFVTTLEYIGDKATRRSGGFFSRVFK
- a CDS encoding SpoIID/LytB domain-containing protein; the encoded protein is MKVPRNRWYWIIGLFLITLLVVGGCASLFEPRQRDQDRAPMAQNQGEQREEPTLTVYIVDTEEKKEMKLEEYLEGVVAGEMEADWPEEAYAAQAILARSFTVNWLDANKKSQYGTDISTDVEEAQAYNPEAITDTIKAAVERTRGEVLTYNGKVIKGWFHSYSGGQTASAKEGLNYQGEEPEYITSIDLPENEYVPEELKSWTVELEEDTVMQALSKLGADVGTIEEVKIGETGPSNRAITLNFVGSEGQTEVSAPEFRIAVDPKVLKSLLLTEVSWADGTLTMSGSGFGHGVGLSQWDAYMLAKEGASPEEIVRKFFPKATIKRLWE